CGGAGAACCGGCAAATCCGTGGCCATTGCCGATCTGGACCTGGTCAACCCCTATTTCAGAACCCGTGAGGCCAGAATCCCTTTGGAAGCCATGGGCATTCAGGTGGTGCTGCCGGACCGCCAGTACCTGTTTGCCGATCTGCCCATTCTGGCACCGGCCGTGGCGGACATTCTCCGGCAACCCGCGGATGTCACCATTCTGGATGCGGGCGGAGATGATGTGGGGGTCACCGTGCTGGCCTCTCTGGCAGCGGTACTCAAAAACAAACCCGTGCGCATGCTCCAGGTGATCAACGCGTTCCGGCCCTTTACCGGGGATGTGGCCGGGTGCCTGAAAATCCGCAAGGAAATTGAAGCCAGCGGTAAAATCAACATCACGGGCCTGGTATCCAATGCCAACCTGATGGATGACACGTCCGTGGCACACATATATCAGGGATATGACCTGGTCAAACAGGTGTCGGCACACACCGGCCTGCCCGTGGAATTCATCACGGCCACCCCGGAGATCAGGTCACAGCTGGACCTGAACCGGATCACCTGCCCCGTGCTGACCTTAGACCGCCACCTGCTCCCCCCCACCCAGTCACTTAAAACTTAACACTTAAAACTTAAAACTTAAACATAGGAGTCACATACATGGCATTTCAACACATCATTGACGACGAGCGCTGCAAAGGCTGCGGATTGTGCGTCCAATTCTGCCCCAAACATGTGCTGGAAATCACAGACAAGGTCAATGCCAAAGGGCATTTCCCCGTATTCCAGGCCCGGCCGGATGACTGCATCAAATGCGGCATCTGCTGTACCATGTGCCCGGATGTGGCCATCACGATTGTTGAAACCCAGGATGCCTGATCAACGGTTTTAAAAAAATTAACTTCAGATACCAAGGAAAAAAATAATGGCAAAGGTATTGATGAAAGGAAACGAGGCCATCGGCGAGGCTGCCATCCGGGCAGGCTGTAAAAATTATTTTGCATACCCCATCACTCCCCAGTCGGAAGTGGCGGAATATCTGGCAAAACGACTGCCCGAAGAAGGCGGGGTGTTTCTTCAAGGCGAAAGTGAAGTGGCCGTGGGATACATGATTTTCGGGGCCGCCGGGGCCGGCGAGCGGGTCATGACCACCTCTTCGTCCCCGGGCATCAGCCTGATGAGCGAAGCCCTGTCCTATATTGCCGCAGCCCAGTGCCCGGCCGTGTTTGTGAATATCATGCGGGGCGGACCCGGACTCGGCGGTATTCTGCCCTCCCAGGGCGATTATTTCCAGGCCACCAAAGGCGGGGGCCACGGGGATTACCACCTGCTGGTGCTGGCGCCGGACGGGGTCCAGGAAGCTGTGGAAATGACTATGCAGGCGTTCACCCTAGCGGAAAAATACCGGAACCCGGTCATGATCTTAGGAGACGGGCTCATCGGACAGATGATGGAACCCGTGGAGTTCCCCGATGGTTTAAAAACCGAACCCAGCAACAAAGATGACTGGGCCACCAACGGCATGGCGCACCGGAAAAGCAAGAAACGCAATTTGGTGAAATCATTGTTTCTGGATCCCACGGCCCTCAATGACAACAACCTGGCGTTAAAAGCCAAATACGCGCAGATGAAAAAAGAGGAAGTGCAGTATGAACTGGTCAATGCCGACACGGACTACCAGGTGTTGATCACGTCCTACGGCACCATGAGCCGGGTGTGCCGCACGGCCATTGACATGCTCAAGGAAGAAGGGATCGAAGTGGCCATGCTGCGGCCCAAAACCCTGTTCCCGTTTCCGGAAAAAGCCGTGTTTGACGCGTCCGGCAAAGAAAGCTGCCAGGCGGTCATCAGCATCGAGATGAGCATGGGCCAGATGGTGGAGGATGTGGAACGCTGTGTCAAAGGCCGCCTGCCCGTGGAGTTTTATGGCGAATGCGGCGGGGACATTCCGTCACCGGAAAAAATTATCGAAATTATCAAAGCGTTGTTATAGGAGACACCCATGGCAAAAGCATTTTCACGACCCAAGGCACTCTCCGGCACCCATACCCATTATTGTCCCGGATGCACCCACGGCATTGTTCACCGGCTGGTGGCGGAAGCCATTGACGACTTAGGCATTCAGGAAAAAACCGTGGGCATCGCACCTGTCGGGTGTGCTGTGCTGGCATACAATTATTTTGACTGTGATTTTCAGGAAGCGGCCCACGGCCGGGCCCCGGCCATGGCCACGGGCATCAAACGGGTACGTCCCGATCTGATGGTGTTCACCTATCAGGGGGACGGGGACCTGGCGTCCATCGGCATGGGAGAAATCATCCATGCCGCCAACCGCGGCGAGAAATTCACCACTATTTTCATCAACAACGCCATCTACGGCATGACCGGCGGCCAGATGGCTCCCACCACCATGCCTGGCCAGCGGGCCACCACAGCCCCTTTAGGCCGGGACACGGCCCAGACCGGCATGCCCATCCGCATGGCCAACCTGCTGGCTGAACTGGTCACTCCGGGATATATCACCCGCCAGGCCGTACTCAAACCCCAGCAGGTCAACAAGGCCAAAAAAGCCATTAAACAGGCGTTTCAATATCAAATGGAAAACCGGTGTTTCAGTTTTGTGGAAGTGATTTCCACCTGTCCCACCAACTGGGGCATGACCCCTGTGGATGCGTTGAAATGGGCCGAAGATACCCTGCTGCCCTATTATGAGCTGGGTGATTACAAAGTGCCTGAATAAAGGCGTATCCATTTACTTTCACTACCCTAACCCATATGTTTGGAGAAACCCATGCAGACAGAAATAAAATTTGCAGGATTCGGTGGCCAGGGCATCCTGCTCAGCGCAAAACTGCTGGCGTATGCCGCCATGAAGCAGGGATCGTTTGTGGCCTGGATCCCTTCCTACGGTCCTGAGATGCGCGGCGGCACGGCCTATTGCACCGTGGTGATCAGTGACCGGCTCATCGGATCGCCCATCATCAAAAACCCCACCCACCTGGTGGCCATGAACCGGCCGTCCCTGGAAAAGTTTGAAAACGACGTCAAACCCGGCGGCATCATCTTCATCAATTCCTCTTTGATCCCCGTGACCAGTCAGCGCACGGACGTCACCCAGCTGGTGGTGCCGGTCAATGATATCGCCATCAAGGCCGGGTCCGTGCGGGCCGCCAATATTGTCGCGTTGAGCGCGTTTGCCGCCAAAAGCAACCTGGTGGACCTGGAACTGCTCAAAGAATGTGTGAAAAATGAGTTTGCCGCCAAACCCAAAATCATTCCGCTGAACATGGAAGCATTTGATTTAGGCGTCAAAAGCGCGCAAACCGATTAACCAAACCGGAACCGGGGTCAGGCCTGCGTTATTGTAGTTGTTGCGGTGTCTTGCAACAACTACAATAACGCAGGCCTGACCCCCCACAAAGGGGGACCGCCATGATCCGAATTGAAATTTCCTTGTTTCTGAAAAATGTGCCCGGCGAGCTGGCAAGGCTCACCGACCTGTTTGGACAGGCTGACATCAATATCGACGCCATCACCATTCAGGATGCGTCCGCCTATGTCCAGAACCTGTTCGAAGCCCGGGGGAAATCGCTGAAACGCCTGGCATCTTCAGCCAGCTACAGCTCCATGCGCAAGGATTCCGCCGACTTTGCCCTGGTCCGCCTGCTCACGGGAAACCCGGATGCCGCCGTTGCTTTGTTAAAGGAAAACGATTTTCTGTTTGACACCAAAGAAGTGGTGGCCGTGGATATCACCAACAAACCCGGTGAATTTGCCAAAATCGCCAAAAAATTCGGCGAAGAACAGATCAACATCAATTATGTGTATGGATCCGTGTCAGATGCAGACGGCAAATGCCTGTTCGTGTTCTGCCCCGAGGATGTGGCATACGCGGCCTCGTTTTTTGAATAACCATGGGAGTCCGGAGTAAGCTGCGGACGAGCCATCTGGTCATTGTCGGTGGGATTCTGGCGCTGTTTCTGGCGGCGGGATGGTTTGATCAGCCCCGGCCCGTGGTGGCGTTTCTGGAACAGAAAGGGCTGGACCTGCGGTTCAGGCTGCGGGGAGAACGCCCCCCCACGGGGCAGGTGGTGGTGGCCGGGATCGAGACCCGGGGAATTGAGGCCTATGGCCGGTGGCCCTGGCCCCGGTCCGTGTTTGCCCAGCTGCTGGTGCGGCTCAAGGATTACGGGGCCCAAACCGTGGTGTTTGACCTGTTGTTTCCCGAACCCGAAGAAAACCGGACCCGGCCCGTGCTGGAATCTTTGCAGCAAAGCTTTGTCCAGCTGGGACTGAAAAATCAAGATTTCCCCAACCAGATTTTTCACGATGAAATGGATCAGCTCCTGGCCGAATCGGATAATGATGCTTTGTTTTCCGAAGCCCTGGCATGGAGCGGGAACGGGATTCTGGGCACGGCATTTGAAGGGATCCGGGATGACCGGGATTTTTCTGCGTCCCGGTCCCTGGTGCCCACAAAAAAAACCCGGCTCCTGGAACCGGTTCCGGACCTGAAAAATGCGGCCCGGGGGCTTGGATTTGTCAACATATTTCCGGACAGTGACGGCACCATCCGCCGGGTCCGGCTGGTGAACAAAGACCATCTTTGCCTGGCCCTGGCCGGAGCGGCCCATTATCTGGACACCGTGGTCCGGGCCGGGGACGGCCGGGTGGTGCTTACGCCCCGCTTGCCGTCCGCAGACCCGGACCTGCCGGATCAAGGGATCCTTGTTCCGGATGCCGCCCGTTCAGAACGCCGTCTGGCCACGGACGGGCACGGCAATGTACGCCTGAATTTTTACGGCCTGGATCCCGGATTCGACCGGGTCTCCATTGCAGACATCATTGACGGGGCGATTTCGCCGGACCGGCTGGCGGGCAAGGTGGTGATCGTCGGTGCCATGGCCACGGGTATCGGGGATATCTGGCCCACCCCTCTGACCAGTGAAATCCCCGGTGTGTTCATTCAGGCCACCCTGCTGGACAATATTCTGGAAAACCGGCTGTTGCAGACTCTTCCGCACATGCGCTGGGTTAAAACCGGATCCATACTGGTCCTGGTCCTGCTGCCCTTAGGGTTCATGATGCTGTTTACGCCCATGGCATCTCTGGCAGCCGGGGTGGTGCTCATGGGAACCTATGCGGCAGGGGTTCAATACCTGTTCCAGACCCGGGATCTGGTCTGGCCCCTGATGCTGCCCCTGGGGGCCGGGCTGACCACGGTGGCGGCCCTGCTGATCACCAATTTTGCCGCAGAGATCCGCCAGCACCGGTGGGTGAAAACGTCTTTTTCCCGGTACTTAAGCCCGGCCGTCATCGATATTCTGATCCGGCACCCGGACCAGCTCACCCTGGGGGGAGAGGAAAAAGAACTCACCGTTCTCATGGCGGATATCCGCAATTTCACCACCTTGTCCGAATCTTTGTCCCCTTCCGGGCTCATCGAACTGCTCAACCGGTATCTGGGCACGCTCACGGATGTGATCCTTGAAAACGGCGGCACCCTGGACAAATACATGGGCGATGCCATCATGGCGTTTTTCGGCGCCCCTCTGGATGACACCCGCCATCCGCAAAAAGCCTGCCTGACCGCCATTCGCATGTTTGAACGCCTGGAACAGCTTCAGGCGGAATGGGAACGCCAGGGGGTCCCGATCCTGTCTCTGGGCATGGGCTTGAGCACCGGGCAGATGGTGGTGGGAAACCTGGGTTCCCGGCGCCGGTTCGACTATTCTGTGATCGGGGACAACGTGAACCTGGCCTCCCGTCTGGAAGGGTTGTGCAAAATTTATGGGGTAAAGATCATCATTCCGGAACAGACCCGGATGCATCTGGACGGCGCATTTGTGTGCCGGGAGCTGGACCGGGTCCGGGTCAAGGGACGGCAGGCCCCTGTGACGATTTATGAACTGATCGGCCAAAAAAAAATGGGAGATCCGGTTTTTACATGGATCTCCCACTTTGAAAACGGCCTGGCCTGTTACCGGAACCAGGACTTTGGCACGGCCATCCGCCATTTTGAAGACGTCCTGGGTGCAAAGCCAAAAGACCGGCCCGCCCGATTGTTCATCACCCGGTGCCGCACCCTGATACAGACGCCTGAAACCTGTTCCCCGCTTCTTGAAACCGATGAATGGGACGGGGTCTGGACTTTCACAGAAAAATAACGACCACAGAGAAAGCCGGACCCCATCATTTTACACGGGGCTGGGCGGGTCCGTATCATCTTCCTGCTCATCCGGCGGAAGGGGTTGTTCCGGCTCCTCTGCCGGTTCTTCTGCAGGCGCTTCTTCTTGCTCGGGTTCGTCCACTGCTTCTTCAGCGTCTTCTTCAGCCTCTTCTTCAGCCGGTTCA
The nucleotide sequence above comes from Desulfotignum phosphitoxidans DSM 13687. Encoded proteins:
- a CDS encoding nucleotide-binding protein, with the translated sequence MTIDFTDIVIVAGNYGSGKTETAVNLAAACRRTGKSVAIADLDLVNPYFRTREARIPLEAMGIQVVLPDRQYLFADLPILAPAVADILRQPADVTILDAGGDDVGVTVLASLAAVLKNKPVRMLQVINAFRPFTGDVAGCLKIRKEIEASGKINITGLVSNANLMDDTSVAHIYQGYDLVKQVSAHTGLPVEFITATPEIRSQLDLNRITCPVLTLDRHLLPPTQSLKT
- a CDS encoding 4Fe-4S dicluster domain-containing protein, translated to MAFQHIIDDERCKGCGLCVQFCPKHVLEITDKVNAKGHFPVFQARPDDCIKCGICCTMCPDVAITIVETQDA
- the vorB gene encoding 3-methyl-2-oxobutanoate dehydrogenase subunit VorB, producing the protein MAKVLMKGNEAIGEAAIRAGCKNYFAYPITPQSEVAEYLAKRLPEEGGVFLQGESEVAVGYMIFGAAGAGERVMTTSSSPGISLMSEALSYIAAAQCPAVFVNIMRGGPGLGGILPSQGDYFQATKGGGHGDYHLLVLAPDGVQEAVEMTMQAFTLAEKYRNPVMILGDGLIGQMMEPVEFPDGLKTEPSNKDDWATNGMAHRKSKKRNLVKSLFLDPTALNDNNLALKAKYAQMKKEEVQYELVNADTDYQVLITSYGTMSRVCRTAIDMLKEEGIEVAMLRPKTLFPFPEKAVFDASGKESCQAVISIEMSMGQMVEDVERCVKGRLPVEFYGECGGDIPSPEKIIEIIKALL
- a CDS encoding thiamine pyrophosphate-dependent enzyme, with the translated sequence MAKAFSRPKALSGTHTHYCPGCTHGIVHRLVAEAIDDLGIQEKTVGIAPVGCAVLAYNYFDCDFQEAAHGRAPAMATGIKRVRPDLMVFTYQGDGDLASIGMGEIIHAANRGEKFTTIFINNAIYGMTGGQMAPTTMPGQRATTAPLGRDTAQTGMPIRMANLLAELVTPGYITRQAVLKPQQVNKAKKAIKQAFQYQMENRCFSFVEVISTCPTNWGMTPVDALKWAEDTLLPYYELGDYKVPE
- a CDS encoding 2-oxoacid:acceptor oxidoreductase family protein, with the translated sequence MQTEIKFAGFGGQGILLSAKLLAYAAMKQGSFVAWIPSYGPEMRGGTAYCTVVISDRLIGSPIIKNPTHLVAMNRPSLEKFENDVKPGGIIFINSSLIPVTSQRTDVTQLVVPVNDIAIKAGSVRAANIVALSAFAAKSNLVDLELLKECVKNEFAAKPKIIPLNMEAFDLGVKSAQTD
- a CDS encoding CHASE2 domain-containing protein, encoding MGVRSKLRTSHLVIVGGILALFLAAGWFDQPRPVVAFLEQKGLDLRFRLRGERPPTGQVVVAGIETRGIEAYGRWPWPRSVFAQLLVRLKDYGAQTVVFDLLFPEPEENRTRPVLESLQQSFVQLGLKNQDFPNQIFHDEMDQLLAESDNDALFSEALAWSGNGILGTAFEGIRDDRDFSASRSLVPTKKTRLLEPVPDLKNAARGLGFVNIFPDSDGTIRRVRLVNKDHLCLALAGAAHYLDTVVRAGDGRVVLTPRLPSADPDLPDQGILVPDAARSERRLATDGHGNVRLNFYGLDPGFDRVSIADIIDGAISPDRLAGKVVIVGAMATGIGDIWPTPLTSEIPGVFIQATLLDNILENRLLQTLPHMRWVKTGSILVLVLLPLGFMMLFTPMASLAAGVVLMGTYAAGVQYLFQTRDLVWPLMLPLGAGLTTVAALLITNFAAEIRQHRWVKTSFSRYLSPAVIDILIRHPDQLTLGGEEKELTVLMADIRNFTTLSESLSPSGLIELLNRYLGTLTDVILENGGTLDKYMGDAIMAFFGAPLDDTRHPQKACLTAIRMFERLEQLQAEWERQGVPILSLGMGLSTGQMVVGNLGSRRRFDYSVIGDNVNLASRLEGLCKIYGVKIIIPEQTRMHLDGAFVCRELDRVRVKGRQAPVTIYELIGQKKMGDPVFTWISHFENGLACYRNQDFGTAIRHFEDVLGAKPKDRPARLFITRCRTLIQTPETCSPLLETDEWDGVWTFTEK